GACACGATGCCCTCTTCTTCCAGTTGCAAGGGGAGGGTGTGGCGCATGGGGGCGATGACCGCATCGACATGCTGTTGCACCAAGGCCTGGCTCAAGGCGAAGTTGAGGTTATGCAGCGTGATATTGCCCAGAGAGAAGTCGAATTGAGACAACATCGCTTCTAGGATGGCATTGGTATCGTCCACGGCATAACCGATGCTCCGTCCCTCGAGCTGTGCCGGCGTCTCGATATCACTGTCCTGACGAACCGTAAGCATCACAAGCGGTCTGCCTATCAGGGTGGCAACGCGTATGAGAGGAAGTCCCTGATCAACCTGCATGTGCAACTGCGGTTGCCGACCCAGTGCGAGGTCGATCCGTGAGGCGGCCAGCAACTTTGTCGGCACGCTGGGGTCTGCTGGTACGGTAATGCGAACGTTCAGCCCCTGCTTTTCGAAGTAGCCGAGCTTGCGAGCGATCAGTAGAGAGGCATGCTGGGGGCTGAGATACCAGTCGAGAACGATATGCAGCTCGCTTAATGGCGGCGGTGCGATCGGCTCCGGCTCGCGTAGGGTCACCGATGGCACGAATGGCGCTTCGCTTAGAGCTCCTGCGTGCTCTTTAGGAGAACGTTTTTGCCAGAAGGGCGCCTCGACTTGGGGAATGGGGTCGCGCTGACTGGCTGGCAACGCAGGCTGGGACTCTAGACTCATCTCGTCAGTGGCCTCCGCGATCGCCTCGCTGGAGATGGGCGCAACCAGCCAGGGGGCTGCCAAACTGAGAATAAGTAACGCCAGCAGGGGGAGCCAGGCGAGGCGAGAACCTATGCACGACATGTCGTATCTCCAGAAGCAAGCGCCGGGCAGTACCGAGCGGGCCCGCGAGCGAAGGGGAGCAATTGTAGCCTTGGCAGAGGGATTCACCTAATCGTGGTATGAGTAATGCGTGGCGCCCAGCGAACCCAGCGAAAGGGTTAATCGCCGTGGTTTGAGCGCTATGACATAATCAATCTTCACATTTTTTACGGGTTGCCATGGATAGCCTCAATACCTTCTTTCTTCTCGGCGGTTTTCTCATCGCTCTGAGCATTCTAGCAAGTCGCCTCTCCACTCTGTTCGGTCTACCTCTGCTCATCATCTTCCTGGGGCTGGGCATGCTTGCCGGCGAGGAAGGCGTGCTGGGTATCCAATTCGACGATTACAGTGCCGCGTTCGTCATCGGTCATTTGGCTCTGGCAATGATCCTGCTTGATGGCGGTTTGAGAACCCGCTTGAAGACTTTCCGCGTTGGCTTCAGGCCGGCGCTCTCCCTTGCCACGCTGGGCGTTTTCATCACCAGTGGTGTGGTCGGGTTATTCGCCATGTGGATTCTCGATTTAAGCCTGTTCCAAGGCCTGCTGGTGGGTGCCATCGTAGGCTCCACCGATGCCGCTGCCGTATTTTCGATGCTGGGTGGACGCGGCATCAATCTCAACGAGCGCGTGGGTGCCACGCTCGAGATCGAGTCAGGCACCAACGACCCCATGGCGATCTTTCTCACCATCATGCTGGTAGAGCTATTGGTGGGAGACATCGGTGGTTTCGTGGAGACGTTTCTCTTTCTGGCCAGCCAGTTCGGCTTGGCCCTGGTGATCGGGGTCGGCGCCGGCTGGTTGAGCGCCAAGCTGCTTCGCATGCTCGACCTGGCCCCTGGCCTCTACTCGCTGCTGGCCCTGGCCTTGGGTTTCTTCGTCTTTGGCTTGACCAGCATGCTGGGGGGTAGCGGCTTCCTGGCGATCTACCTGACCGGACTGATGATTGGCAACCGGCCGGGACGTCACCTCAACTTTATTCTTCCCGTCCACGATGGGTTGGCTTGGCTCAGCCAGATCGGCCTGTTCCTAGTGCTTGGGCTGCTGGTGACGCCAAGTGAGTTGCTGGAATATGCACTGCCTGCACTGCTGGTAGGCCTGGTCTTGATTTTCGTGGCACGTCCGCTTGCCGTGTTCATAGCCATTAAGCCCTTCTTCAAGTTCCGCTGGCGCGAGATCGGGTTCATCTCCTGGGTAGGGCTGCGTGGTGCGGTTCCCATCGTGCTGGCGATTTTTCCCGTCATTGGTGGTGTCGAAAATGCCTCCCTCTACTTCAACATGGCATTCGCGGTAGTGCTGATGTCGCTGCTGCTGCAGGGCGGGACGCTGTCGCTGATGGCACGCCTGATGAAGGTCGAGGTACCGATCGGCGCGACGCCGAACCATCGAGGACTGTTGGGTGTCCTGCCGGAAAACGATTATGAGATGTTCGTCTATCAGGTAGTTAATGAAGAGCTCGACGATGTGCCGATTCGCCTGCTGCGCTTTCCTTCCGGTGCCTTGATCTCGGCACTGTTTCGTCAGCACTCGATGTTGCACCCGAAGGGCAGTACGCGGCTGCGATTGGGCGACGTGCTCTGTGTGATCGGCCGTACCGGTGATCTGCCGGCACTCAACCGGCTCTTCAATGGCGATGCCACGCTCAAGCATGAGCGTGCTTTCTTTGGCACCTTCACGCTTGAGGGCGACGCCTTTATGAGCGATGTGGCTGCCGCCTACGGCTTGACGCTAAGCCCAGGAGAGCAAGGCATGACATTGAGTGAGTTCGTGTCGCTGCGGGTCGGTGGGCACCCGGTGGTAGGAGATGACGTAGGCTGGCACGGTATTCACTGGGTCGTCAGCGAAATGGAGGGTAACCGGGTGACCAAGGTGGGGCTGCGTCTCTATCAATAACCTCCCGGCCGGACCATGAGCGAGATGGATAACGCCTTGATCGCAAACCGGCTCTTGACGAATCCAGCGAAGCTGGTATTATCTCTCGCCGTGAGCCGGAGGGATGGCAGAGCGGTTGAATGCACCGGTCTTGAAAACCGGCAAGGGTGAAAGCCCTTCCAGGGTTCGAATCCCTGTCCCTCCGCCAGGCGAAATACAACCAATTGGAAAACTCTAATCAGCAGTGCAACTAAAAGCGGGAGCTTTACAGTTAGCCAATGCATTCGGGTGGTCCAACGTACAAGTGTGAACCCACACTCTCTGGGTACCGGACCAATCCCATGCAGACTTGATGGCATGGCTCAAAAGCGGTCCACCAAAGCCCTTGCCAATAGCACCGGGGGCCAAGCCAAAGTAAAGAATCTCGGTATTGACTCCACCTGGCCGGTACAGCTCATAATACCCAGCGATACTCCCACGGTAATAGGCCACCCAAGTACGATGACAGTCGCTTTCTACTAGCTCCCGCCATTGATCATCAATCCAGCTATCGCGATCTCCCCATTCCCAATCGGCACCAACAAGCTGGTATAAAAACCTATTCAACTGATACTGTGGCTCCTCGCATTCCACAACAGACAGAATTTCAGGAAGTGGCTTAGAATGGAGCTCATCTGAAGACTTCATCTCTAGGAAGAAGGTTTTTACATTGCTGGCGATCATTCTATAGCCTCGAACGAAAAATTATAACGCTCAGCTCTGCACCGGGGTAAGTCCAGCAGTTATCGATGCGTGTCCACTGGAGTGGGGAAGTCCAACGCGCACATCATTTACTTGTTAGCGTCTTCGCCATACGTTCTAAGTCTGTTGCTACCCCTTCCAATCCAAAAAAGTTAGTAGGATGTTCATAAAGCATATCGTGAGTCATAGGGTCGGGCTGATATTCGGAAAGCCTAGTCCTTAGCTCATCCCTCAACAGGATCGCATCGACCTTATACTCCCTCGAATACTCACCGAGAGCCATGCCCATAATCCGCATCAAAGGATCAGCAGCACCCAGCTGCCGTTGTTCGTCATCGTCGTCATGTCGGTCTTCCTGATCTCTACTGACATTGATAGTAGCCTCCTCATAGGCCGAATGATATTTGTCTTTGATATCTCGAATACCTCGGACCACACCTAGCGCCTTGTCCCGCAGGGCTTCCTCTGTAGTATCCACCACTTCCATATGCTTATCTTCAAGTTGCAGTGCGCGAGAGCGGTACTGGTCTACTTGCTCATCTTTGAGGTGAATTCTCTCTCTTAGAGTCTCATTGGTCGCACGCAGCTGCTCGACAACAGACCCGTATCGCCACCGAGCCAAAGCATAAGCAGCCATCAAAACCAGCACGGAAAAAATCACGAAATCAAGCGGCGCCTGTGAAAGCGCATCCCATTCACTTGATAGGTGGTCGATTAGTTTATCCATTAATTAACTATACCCTTGCTAACGCTTTGGGATAAGCTGCCAATTTGGAGCGGAAGCGGAAAATTGGTCGGCTTCATTCACTTGTTAGATTGTTGGCCTTCTTGGACCGAAGTTATAGCGTCCAAACTCCAGGTGTTGCCTTTCCTTTGTAACTGACCGGACGCTACCAACTCCCTTCCCTCGGAATGTGCTTTTAAAGCCCTCAAATAGGAGTCAGGACCAAGTGCCAAACGAACCTCAATCAGGCCATGATCTGAATGATCGACCTTAATAGCTACTGTCCGTCTCGCACTCCCCTCAGAGGGGTTCGCAACACAATGTAAATTAACTACTCGCCCAGATATTTGCTGCGCTGTTGGCTCGACAATCTTCAATTTTTCGGATGCATAGCTGAGCATGCTAACTTGAGCTTCTCCTACAGTTACGCTGCGGAACGAAACGACATCCTCAGACGGTTCTAATATGGTGGCCCAATCGATGTCTACGCCAAAATTTAGCTCTCCACCAAGACCAATTTGAGCTAATGCATCGCACATACGAGCATTTAGTGCTCTTTCGTAGGAGGAAATCAGGATATCGGGATCATCATTACGAACCGCACTATCGAGAGCCACGAGGCCC
This DNA window, taken from Halomonas sp. TA22, encodes the following:
- a CDS encoding GNAT family N-acetyltransferase; this encodes MIASNVKTFFLEMKSSDELHSKPLPEILSVVECEEPQYQLNRFLYQLVGADWEWGDRDSWIDDQWRELVESDCHRTWVAYYRGSIAGYYELYRPGGVNTEILYFGLAPGAIGKGFGGPLLSHAIKSAWDWSGTQRVWVHTCTLDHPNALANCKAPAFSCTAD
- a CDS encoding ABC transporter substrate-binding protein; its protein translation is MSCIGSRLAWLPLLALLILSLAAPWLVAPISSEAIAEATDEMSLESQPALPASQRDPIPQVEAPFWQKRSPKEHAGALSEAPFVPSVTLREPEPIAPPPLSELHIVLDWYLSPQHASLLIARKLGYFEKQGLNVRITVPADPSVPTKLLAASRIDLALGRQPQLHMQVDQGLPLIRVATLIGRPLVMLTVRQDSDIETPAQLEGRSIGYAVDDTNAILEAMLSQFDFSLGNITLHNLNFALSQALVQQHVDAVIAPMRHTLPLQLEEEGIVSRSFLAEEHGYPLHDGLIMMANRDHLATKRSEIQRLLVALEEANLWMLNHPDDAWRRLVDAEPGLDTTVNRRAWRETLSLLAQRPSALEARRYETLDAYLHEHGHIASRSPVERLAVDLHSR
- a CDS encoding potassium/proton antiporter, whose translation is MDSLNTFFLLGGFLIALSILASRLSTLFGLPLLIIFLGLGMLAGEEGVLGIQFDDYSAAFVIGHLALAMILLDGGLRTRLKTFRVGFRPALSLATLGVFITSGVVGLFAMWILDLSLFQGLLVGAIVGSTDAAAVFSMLGGRGINLNERVGATLEIESGTNDPMAIFLTIMLVELLVGDIGGFVETFLFLASQFGLALVIGVGAGWLSAKLLRMLDLAPGLYSLLALALGFFVFGLTSMLGGSGFLAIYLTGLMIGNRPGRHLNFILPVHDGLAWLSQIGLFLVLGLLVTPSELLEYALPALLVGLVLIFVARPLAVFIAIKPFFKFRWREIGFISWVGLRGAVPIVLAIFPVIGGVENASLYFNMAFAVVLMSLLLQGGTLSLMARLMKVEVPIGATPNHRGLLGVLPENDYEMFVYQVVNEELDDVPIRLLRFPSGALISALFRQHSMLHPKGSTRLRLGDVLCVIGRTGDLPALNRLFNGDATLKHERAFFGTFTLEGDAFMSDVAAAYGLTLSPGEQGMTLSEFVSLRVGGHPVVGDDVGWHGIHWVVSEMEGNRVTKVGLRLYQ